The following proteins come from a genomic window of Kitasatospora sp. NBC_01246:
- a CDS encoding homogentisate 1,2-dioxygenase — protein sequence MAYYRQLGSIPPKRHTQHRTPEGGLYYEELMGEEGFSSDSSLLYHRGIPSAVVDAVPWELPDQSTVPNHPLLPRHLKLHELFAGQEWKSADVVGGRRLVLGNGDVRISYVAAGAPSELYRNALGDECVYVESGSGTVETVFGTLEVGQGDYVVIPRATTHRWVPAGDEPLRAYCIEANSHISPVKRYLSKYGQLLEHAPYCERDLRGPAGPLLVEGTDVDVLVKHRGPNGVAGTRYTVPHHPFDVVGWDGCLYPYVLNVRDYEPITGRIHQPPPAHQVFEGNGFVICNFVPRKVDYHPLSIPVPYYHSNVDSDEVMFYCGGDYAARKGSGIAQGSISLHPGGHTHGPQPGAYERSIGAEFFDELAVMVDTFRPLELGEGGRASEDGNYAWTWAGRGPAR from the coding sequence ATGGCGTACTACCGGCAGCTGGGCAGCATCCCGCCCAAGCGGCACACCCAGCACCGCACCCCCGAAGGCGGGCTGTACTACGAGGAGTTGATGGGCGAGGAGGGGTTCTCCTCGGACTCCTCGCTGCTCTACCACCGGGGCATCCCCTCGGCCGTCGTGGACGCCGTGCCGTGGGAGCTGCCGGACCAGTCGACGGTGCCCAACCACCCCCTGCTCCCCCGGCACCTCAAGCTGCACGAGCTGTTCGCGGGCCAGGAGTGGAAGTCCGCCGACGTGGTGGGCGGCCGCCGGCTCGTCCTCGGCAACGGCGACGTGCGGATCTCGTACGTCGCCGCCGGGGCCCCGAGCGAGCTGTACCGCAACGCGCTCGGCGACGAGTGCGTGTACGTGGAGTCCGGCAGCGGCACGGTCGAGACGGTCTTCGGCACGCTGGAGGTCGGCCAGGGCGACTACGTGGTCATCCCCCGGGCGACCACGCACCGCTGGGTGCCGGCCGGCGACGAGCCGCTGCGCGCCTACTGCATCGAGGCGAACAGCCACATCTCCCCGGTGAAGCGCTACCTCTCCAAGTACGGCCAGCTGCTGGAGCACGCGCCGTACTGCGAGCGGGACCTGCGCGGTCCGGCCGGCCCGCTGCTCGTCGAGGGCACGGACGTCGACGTGCTGGTCAAGCACCGCGGCCCGAACGGCGTCGCGGGCACCCGGTACACCGTGCCGCACCACCCGTTCGACGTGGTCGGCTGGGACGGCTGCCTGTACCCGTACGTCCTCAACGTGCGGGACTACGAGCCGATCACCGGCCGGATCCACCAGCCGCCGCCCGCGCACCAGGTGTTCGAGGGCAACGGCTTCGTGATCTGCAACTTCGTGCCCCGCAAGGTGGACTACCACCCGCTCTCGATCCCCGTCCCCTACTACCACTCCAACGTGGACAGCGACGAGGTGATGTTCTACTGCGGCGGCGACTACGCGGCCCGCAAGGGCTCGGGCATCGCCCAGGGCTCGATCTCGCTGCACCCCGGCGGCCACACCCACGGCCCGCAGCCGGGGGCGTACGAGCGCAGCATCGGCGCGGAGTTCTTCGACGAGCTCGCGGTGATGGTGGACACCTTCCGGCCACTGGAGCTGGGCGAGGGCGGCCGGGCCTCCGAGGACGGCAACTACGCGTGGACCTGGGCCGGTCGGGGGCCCGCGCGATGA
- a CDS encoding phosphoribosyltransferase family protein produces MHRTRTHFTDRTDAGRRLAALLGHLRGPGTVVVALPRGGVPVAAEVAAALGAPLDICVIRKLGVPRQPELGMGAIGEDGVRVLNDEVIRLVGITPGQLADVELRERAELERRARRYRGGRPPEELRGRTVVVVDDGIATGSTARAACVIVRARGAARVVLAVPVAPDDWTDRLAGIADELVCVGTPSPFFAIGEFYGDFSQTGDEEVLRHLAEARAAPAQDGAGAAGSGAPGGGVDRELVLPVAGVRLAGRLTVPVGAAGVVVFAHGSGSGRHSPRNRRVAAALNRAGLATLLFDLLTEDEEPDRRKVFDVELLGARLTAVAGLLPELPEGRERALPLGLFGASTGAAAALTTAAALGEGVRAVVSRGGRPDLTGPGRLAEVTAPTLLVVGGLDGRVIDLNRQARARLRCESELAVVPQAGHLFEEPGTLDRVAELARDWFLRYLPAGPPATP; encoded by the coding sequence ATGCACCGCACCCGGACCCACTTCACCGACCGCACCGACGCGGGCCGCCGGCTGGCCGCACTGCTCGGCCACCTGCGCGGCCCCGGCACCGTCGTCGTCGCCCTCCCGCGCGGCGGGGTCCCGGTGGCCGCCGAGGTCGCGGCCGCGCTCGGCGCCCCGCTGGACATCTGCGTGATCCGCAAGCTCGGGGTGCCCCGCCAGCCCGAGCTGGGCATGGGCGCGATCGGCGAGGACGGCGTCCGGGTGCTCAACGACGAGGTGATCCGGCTGGTCGGCATCACGCCCGGGCAGCTCGCCGACGTCGAGCTGCGCGAGCGCGCGGAGCTGGAGCGGCGGGCCCGCCGCTACCGGGGCGGGCGCCCGCCCGAGGAGCTGCGCGGCCGCACCGTGGTCGTGGTGGATGACGGCATCGCCACCGGCTCCACGGCCCGGGCCGCCTGCGTGATCGTCCGGGCCCGGGGGGCGGCCCGGGTGGTGCTGGCCGTTCCGGTGGCGCCCGACGACTGGACGGACCGGCTGGCCGGGATCGCGGACGAACTGGTCTGCGTCGGCACGCCGTCGCCGTTCTTCGCGATCGGCGAGTTCTACGGCGACTTCTCGCAGACCGGTGACGAGGAGGTGCTGCGCCACCTCGCCGAGGCGCGGGCCGCGCCCGCCCAGGACGGCGCCGGGGCGGCCGGCAGCGGAGCGCCCGGCGGCGGGGTGGACCGTGAGCTGGTCCTGCCGGTCGCGGGTGTCCGGCTGGCCGGCCGGCTGACCGTCCCGGTGGGCGCGGCCGGCGTGGTGGTGTTCGCCCACGGCAGCGGGAGCGGCCGGCACAGCCCGCGCAACCGCCGGGTGGCCGCCGCCCTGAACCGGGCCGGCCTGGCCACCCTGCTGTTCGACCTGCTCACCGAGGACGAGGAGCCGGACCGGCGGAAGGTGTTCGACGTCGAGCTGCTCGGGGCCCGGCTGACCGCCGTGGCCGGGCTCCTGCCCGAGCTGCCGGAGGGCCGGGAGCGGGCTCTCCCGCTCGGGCTGTTCGGGGCCAGCACCGGTGCGGCCGCCGCGCTCACGACGGCCGCCGCGCTGGGCGAGGGGGTGCGCGCCGTGGTGTCCCGGGGCGGGCGTCCCGACCTCACCGGTCCCGGCCGGCTGGCCGAGGTCACCGCGCCGACCCTGCTGGTGGTGGGCGGCCTGGACGGCCGGGTGATCGACCTGAACCGGCAGGCGCGGGCGCGGCTGCGCTGCGAGAGTGAACTGGCGGTGGTGCCGCAAGCGGGCCACCTCTTCGAGGAGCCGGGCACGCTCGACCGGGTCGCCGAGCTGGCCCGCGACTGGTTCCTGCGGTACCTGCCGGCCGGCCCGCCGGCCACCCCATGA
- a CDS encoding GAF domain-containing sensor histidine kinase: MITVIPTRPRTATGPSARRTPAQRQLAAAAACTALCLAVATLWTCYVLVHLGTPGVDRPRDQLAVLLYALPTAGAGMLLHAHRPGSPLGWVMLVYALTSMLPSAAGAPVWVELSDPRLAGAMAVLRSVCNTISQTLFYVLPLWLPYGRLTDRRWWLYIGAVALWEIPDGLSFLGHATSYGRPNPLADGAPARFFGSIADHLDSLYEPANFLFVGFAAAVLLVRLLRPSPRPERGRDGAPRPQHPAHRAHVAGMLGAYLLWAGLEDYYNRSFQSDYWLSYGLFTAAGAVWAVAVAHLVIRDGGWRLDRAARSVLTGLLLATGLTTLFVVVAAVLSGWLVPGRGAAGLTLIALVFGLGAALPRAARWAVGVIDRLYYGGRAQPYQVLRTLAGRVRQVVDPERLPAVLCGTVAEELRLPGVALSVTTRAGRRPLAAVGRADGPDQAFALVHHGTTIGELTVGLREGEERLEAGDIDILRSLADQVSPAVASLRLQEDLQASRAQIVAAREEERRWLRRDIHDGLGPVLAGLRLRVDNVASAAAGVAAATGVSGAAGEEARAADTGGEMARTLTGISGDLALAIKEVRRITDRLGPAPLGEFGLARAVQHLALTFSGAGLAVDATVTPDPLPPLPAAVEVAVYRITAEALNNVLRHARAERAEVVVRVDDETLTLTVQDDGVGYRREADGDALPEPAGGEGSGVGVRSMADRAAEIGGSCTVAPLPREHGTRVRAVLPRFPSKGGAGTA, encoded by the coding sequence ATGATCACGGTGATCCCGACCCGGCCGCGGACTGCCACCGGGCCCTCCGCCCGCCGGACGCCCGCCCAACGGCAGCTCGCCGCCGCAGCGGCCTGCACGGCCCTCTGCCTGGCCGTCGCCACCCTCTGGACCTGCTACGTGCTCGTCCACCTCGGTACGCCCGGGGTCGACCGCCCCCGGGACCAACTCGCCGTCCTGCTCTACGCACTGCCCACCGCCGGTGCCGGGATGCTGCTGCACGCCCACCGCCCGGGCAGCCCGCTCGGCTGGGTGATGCTGGTCTACGCCCTGACCTCGATGCTGCCCAGCGCCGCTGGGGCACCCGTCTGGGTGGAACTCTCCGATCCGCGCCTCGCGGGGGCGATGGCGGTGCTGCGGTCGGTCTGCAACACGATCAGCCAGACCCTGTTCTACGTCCTGCCGCTCTGGCTCCCGTACGGCCGGCTCACCGACCGCCGGTGGTGGCTCTACATCGGTGCCGTCGCGCTCTGGGAGATCCCGGACGGCCTGTCGTTCCTGGGCCACGCGACCTCGTACGGCCGGCCGAACCCGCTCGCCGACGGCGCGCCCGCCCGGTTCTTCGGCTCGATCGCCGACCACCTGGACAGCCTCTACGAACCGGCGAACTTCCTGTTCGTCGGCTTCGCCGCCGCCGTCCTGCTGGTCCGGCTGCTCCGCCCCTCCCCCCGTCCGGAGCGCGGCCGCGACGGCGCGCCCCGGCCGCAGCACCCGGCCCACCGGGCGCACGTGGCGGGCATGCTGGGCGCCTACCTGCTCTGGGCCGGGCTGGAGGACTACTACAACCGCAGCTTCCAGAGCGACTATTGGCTCAGCTACGGGCTGTTCACCGCCGCCGGCGCGGTCTGGGCGGTCGCCGTCGCCCACCTGGTGATCCGCGACGGCGGCTGGCGGCTCGACCGGGCGGCCCGGTCGGTACTGACCGGACTGCTCCTGGCCACCGGGCTGACCACGCTGTTCGTGGTGGTGGCCGCCGTGCTCTCCGGCTGGCTGGTCCCGGGCCGGGGTGCGGCCGGGCTGACGCTGATCGCCCTGGTGTTCGGGCTCGGCGCCGCCCTGCCCCGGGCCGCCCGGTGGGCGGTCGGGGTGATCGACCGGCTCTACTACGGCGGCCGCGCCCAGCCCTACCAGGTCCTGCGCACCCTGGCCGGACGGGTCCGGCAGGTGGTGGACCCCGAGCGGCTGCCGGCCGTCCTGTGCGGCACCGTCGCGGAGGAGCTGCGGCTGCCCGGGGTCGCGCTGAGCGTCACCACCCGGGCCGGCCGCCGCCCGCTGGCCGCCGTGGGCCGGGCGGACGGACCGGACCAGGCCTTCGCCCTGGTCCACCACGGCACGACGATCGGGGAGTTGACGGTCGGGCTGCGCGAGGGCGAGGAGCGGCTGGAGGCCGGCGACATCGACATCCTGCGCTCGCTCGCCGACCAGGTCTCGCCCGCCGTCGCCTCGCTGCGGTTGCAGGAGGACCTCCAGGCGAGCCGGGCGCAGATCGTCGCGGCGCGGGAGGAGGAGCGGCGCTGGCTGCGCCGGGACATCCACGACGGGCTCGGCCCCGTGCTGGCCGGGCTCCGGCTGCGGGTGGACAACGTCGCCTCGGCGGCGGCCGGGGTCGCCGCGGCCACCGGGGTCTCCGGGGCCGCCGGGGAGGAGGCTCGGGCCGCGGACACCGGCGGGGAGATGGCGCGGACGCTGACCGGGATCTCGGGCGACCTCGCGCTGGCGATCAAGGAGGTCCGGCGGATCACCGACCGCCTCGGGCCCGCCCCGCTGGGCGAGTTCGGGCTGGCCCGGGCCGTCCAGCACCTCGCGCTCACCTTCAGCGGCGCCGGACTCGCCGTCGACGCCACCGTGACCCCCGACCCCCTGCCGCCCCTGCCGGCCGCCGTCGAGGTGGCCGTCTACCGGATCACCGCCGAGGCGCTGAACAACGTCCTGCGGCACGCCCGCGCCGAACGCGCCGAGGTGGTGGTCCGGGTGGACGACGAGACGCTGACGCTGACCGTGCAGGACGACGGGGTCGGCTACCGGCGGGAGGCGGACGGCGACGCCCTGCCCGAGCCCGCGGGCGGCGAGGGGAGCGGGGTCGGGGTCCGGTCGATGGCCGACCGGGCCGCCGAGATCGGCGGCAGCTGCACGGTGGCACCGCTGCCCCGGGAACACGGGACCCGGGTGCGGGCCGTGCTCCCCCGCTTCCCGTCCAAGGGCGGCGCGGGCACGGCATGA
- the fahA gene encoding fumarylacetoacetase: MSTPRSWLASAQDSPFGVHNLPYGVFTAADRPGRRRIGVRVGEFVLDAGAAARAAGEPSVLLDAESLNPLLGAGRPVWTEVRAALTRWLTDESHRAALSPLLLPLTEVELHLPFEVADYVDFYASEHHATNLGRIFRPGSEPLTPNWKHLPIGYHGRAGTVVLSGTEVVRPHGQRKAPADPAPSFGPTRRLDIEAEVGFVVGTPSALGTPVPLDAFREHVFGVCLVNDWSARDIQAWEYVPLGPFLGKSFGTSVSPWIVPLDALEHARVAPPARDVEPLPYLDDRGGEPWGLDLAMEVRLNGHPVSHPPFASMYWTAAQQLAHLTANGASLRTGDFFASGTVSGPEPRTRGALIELTWNGEEPLKLPDGTVRTFLEDGDEVVITATAPGRDGAVVGFGEVTGRVVP; the protein is encoded by the coding sequence TTGAGCACCCCCCGCAGCTGGCTCGCCAGCGCCCAGGACTCGCCGTTCGGCGTGCACAACCTGCCGTACGGCGTCTTCACCGCCGCCGACCGGCCGGGCCGGCGGCGGATCGGCGTACGCGTCGGGGAGTTCGTCCTCGACGCCGGGGCCGCCGCCCGCGCGGCCGGGGAGCCGTCCGTCCTGCTGGACGCCGAGAGCCTCAATCCGCTGCTGGGCGCGGGGCGTCCGGTCTGGACCGAGGTGCGCGCGGCGCTGACCCGCTGGCTCACCGACGAGTCCCACCGGGCGGCGCTCTCGCCGCTGCTGCTGCCCCTGACCGAGGTGGAGCTGCACCTGCCGTTCGAGGTCGCCGACTACGTCGACTTCTACGCCTCCGAGCACCACGCCACCAATCTGGGCCGGATCTTCCGCCCCGGCTCGGAGCCGCTCACCCCCAACTGGAAGCACCTGCCGATCGGTTACCACGGCCGGGCCGGCACGGTGGTGCTCTCGGGGACGGAGGTGGTCCGCCCGCACGGACAGCGCAAGGCCCCGGCCGACCCGGCGCCGTCCTTCGGACCGACCCGCCGGCTGGACATCGAGGCGGAGGTCGGCTTCGTGGTCGGCACGCCGTCCGCGCTCGGCACGCCCGTCCCGCTGGACGCCTTCCGCGAGCACGTGTTCGGCGTCTGCCTGGTCAACGACTGGTCCGCGCGCGACATCCAGGCCTGGGAGTACGTGCCGCTCGGCCCGTTCCTCGGCAAGTCCTTCGGCACCTCGGTCTCGCCGTGGATCGTGCCGCTGGACGCCCTGGAGCACGCCCGGGTCGCCCCGCCCGCCCGGGACGTCGAGCCGCTGCCCTACCTGGACGACCGCGGCGGCGAGCCGTGGGGCCTGGACCTCGCGATGGAGGTCCGGCTGAACGGGCACCCGGTCTCCCACCCGCCGTTCGCCTCGATGTACTGGACCGCCGCGCAGCAGCTCGCCCATCTGACGGCCAACGGCGCCTCGCTGCGCACCGGGGACTTCTTCGCCTCGGGCACCGTCAGCGGCCCCGAGCCGCGGACCCGGGGCGCCCTGATCGAGCTGACCTGGAACGGCGAGGAGCCGCTGAAGCTCCCGGACGGCACCGTCCGGACCTTCCTGGAGGACGGCGACGAGGTCGTCATCACCGCCACCGCCCCGGGCCGCGACGGCGCCGTGGTCGGCTTCGGCGAGGTGACCGGCCGGGTCGTGCCGTAG
- a CDS encoding response regulator transcription factor, with protein sequence MIVDDHPLFREGLRAALESAEGIAVVAEAERVGEVAAAVARSRPDVVVMDLSLPDGSGLEAARRLAERQPSPPVLMLTMSDDDGSLLAALQAGARGYLVKGAGREEVLHAVRTVAAGGAVFGADVAGRITALLAGARLREAGQLFPALTAREAEVLDLVARGLDNRRIARELVVAEKTVRNHVTHIFEKLHVATRAEAVARARDMGLGDG encoded by the coding sequence CTGATCGTCGACGACCACCCGCTGTTCCGGGAGGGCCTCAGGGCGGCGCTGGAGAGCGCCGAGGGGATCGCCGTGGTGGCCGAGGCGGAGCGGGTCGGCGAGGTCGCGGCCGCCGTCGCCCGCAGCCGCCCGGACGTGGTCGTGATGGACCTCTCGCTGCCGGACGGCTCCGGGCTGGAGGCCGCGCGCCGGCTCGCCGAGCGGCAGCCGTCCCCGCCGGTGCTGATGCTGACCATGTCGGACGACGACGGCAGCCTGCTCGCCGCGCTCCAGGCGGGCGCGCGCGGCTACCTGGTCAAGGGCGCCGGCCGGGAGGAGGTGCTGCACGCGGTGCGGACGGTCGCGGCGGGCGGGGCGGTGTTCGGCGCGGACGTGGCCGGGCGGATCACGGCGCTGCTGGCGGGCGCCCGGCTGCGCGAGGCCGGGCAGCTGTTCCCCGCGCTCACCGCGCGCGAGGCGGAGGTGCTCGACCTGGTGGCGCGCGGGCTGGACAACCGGCGGATCGCCCGGGAGCTGGTGGTGGCGGAGAAGACGGTCCGCAACCACGTGACGCACATCTTCGAGAAGCTGCACGTCGCCACCCGGGCCGAGGCGGTGGCCCGGGCACGCGACATGGGACTCGGCGACGGCTGA
- the hppD gene encoding 4-hydroxyphenylpyruvate dioxygenase, whose product MTPQSHALELTPEEREAGLDAEQLRRLVGLVEHDPATDPFPVTAQDAIVFVVGNATQTAHFYQSVFGMELVAYSGPETGRRDRKAFVLRSGSCRFVIKGGVAPDSPLLDHHRRHGDGVVDLALEVPDVDKCIAHARAQGATVLEEPNDVSDENGTVRRAAIATYGETRHTLIDRSRYHGPYLPGFVAAETRVARTAGHPKRLFQALDHAVGNVELGRMDEWVGFYNRVMGFVNMAEFVGDDIATEYSALMSKVVASGNHRVKFPLNEPAIAKKKSQIDEYLEFYGGPGCQHLALATNDILSTVDILRANGVEFLSTPDSYYDDPELRARIGKVRVEVEELKKRGILVDRDEDGYLLQIFTKPQGDRPTVFFEFIERHGSLGFGKGNFKALFESLEREQDRRGNL is encoded by the coding sequence ATGACCCCGCAGTCCCACGCCCTTGAGCTGACCCCCGAGGAACGCGAGGCCGGTCTCGACGCCGAGCAGCTCCGCCGCCTCGTCGGCCTCGTCGAGCACGACCCCGCCACGGACCCGTTCCCTGTCACCGCGCAGGACGCCATCGTGTTCGTGGTGGGCAACGCCACCCAGACGGCCCACTTCTACCAGTCCGTCTTCGGCATGGAGCTGGTCGCCTACTCCGGCCCGGAGACCGGCCGCCGCGACCGCAAGGCCTTCGTGCTGCGCTCCGGCTCCTGCCGCTTCGTGATCAAGGGCGGTGTCGCCCCGGACAGCCCGCTGCTGGACCACCACCGCCGGCACGGCGACGGCGTCGTCGACCTGGCCCTGGAGGTGCCGGACGTCGACAAGTGCATCGCGCACGCCCGCGCCCAGGGCGCCACCGTACTGGAGGAGCCGAACGACGTCTCCGACGAGAACGGCACCGTGCGCCGCGCCGCCATCGCCACCTACGGCGAGACCCGGCACACCCTGATCGACCGCTCCCGCTACCACGGCCCCTACCTGCCGGGCTTCGTGGCCGCCGAGACCAGGGTGGCCCGCACCGCCGGCCACCCGAAGCGGCTCTTCCAGGCCCTGGACCACGCGGTGGGCAACGTCGAGCTCGGCCGGATGGACGAGTGGGTCGGCTTCTACAACCGCGTCATGGGCTTCGTGAACATGGCCGAGTTCGTCGGCGACGACATCGCCACCGAGTACTCCGCGCTGATGTCCAAGGTCGTCGCCAGCGGCAACCACCGGGTGAAGTTCCCGCTCAACGAGCCGGCCATCGCCAAGAAGAAGTCGCAGATCGACGAGTACCTGGAGTTCTACGGCGGCCCCGGCTGCCAGCACCTGGCACTCGCCACCAACGACATCCTCTCCACCGTCGACATCCTGCGCGCCAACGGCGTGGAGTTCCTCTCCACCCCCGACTCGTACTACGACGACCCGGAGCTGCGCGCCCGGATCGGCAAGGTCCGGGTCGAGGTCGAGGAGCTGAAGAAGCGCGGCATCCTGGTCGACCGCGACGAGGACGGCTACCTGCTGCAGATCTTCACCAAGCCGCAGGGCGACCGCCCGACCGTGTTCTTCGAGTTCATCGAGCGGCATGGCTCGCTCGGCTTCGGGAAGGGCAACTTCAAGGCGCTCTTCGAATCCCTGGAGCGCGAGCAGGACCGCCGCGGCAACCTCTGA